From the genome of Malus sylvestris chromosome 13, drMalSylv7.2, whole genome shotgun sequence:
TCTTCAAGTATCTTAAGGGCTCTATTGATATGGGATTGTGGTTTTCAAAAAGTTCATCCACTTCATCAATTACAGCATTCTTCGATGCTGATTGGGCAAGCTGCTCAATTGACAGAAAGTCCACTGGAGGTTTCTGCATCTTTCTAGGCTCATCCATTATTAGTTGGAAAGCCAAAAAGAAACCCACTAATGCTCATTCATCCACTGAGGCTGAGTATCAATCACTTGCCAACACAGCTGCATAAATCACTTGGATCTGTAAATTGTTAGTTGATATTGGCTACAAAACTCATTCTATTCCTCAACTCAGGTGTGACAAAGTGTCAGCTATCTCTTTGGCCAATAATTTGTTGTTTCATGCAGCACGTTGAGATTGACTACCACAACATTCGAGAAAAGGTTTTGGCTAAAGAAATCTATGTTCATTATGTTTGCACACAGGATCAGCTAGCAGATATTTGTACTAAAGCTCTCTCTAAGGATAGATTTCAACTTCTACGATCCAAACTCTCACTTAGCAGTCCTCGGCTTAGTTTGAGGGGGGGGGGATATTGAGGGTAATTGTGTAAATGATTAAGTTGGATTATACTTAGAGTTAGTTggatatttgtttgtttgttgaggCGTGTAGTTTGTTAGTTAAAGAGTAATTGCTAGTGGCATGTGTAAATGAGTTGTATATATACAACAATCTTGTAATCTTATCATTCATTGAATGAAAAGATATTCTTACCAAACAGTCATGTTGTGCATCACACGAAATTTcgtcttgtttttctttgaaaaatgaaaatcataggAAGTATTTAAAGATTGTTGTCACTGtagaaaaactgaaaattaaattacGAAATTATGCATATTTTTTCTGCTCGTGTGCATGTCCTGGGGGTTGTCGTGGGACTTGCAAACGTTAGCTCGTCAGCTCAAAAGATCAAATCTCTGTTTTACCTCCACGTTTCGATTCGTAGTGTGCTACATCTGTGGTTTGATCAAATATATAATCTCTCAAATTTTTATATTGAGGTATTTGTTGGTTTACTCTGAACTTGTATAGAACTGcttattttcttttgaactttaattttagtcaATTACTTtcctgaacttttataattggtTAATTTCCTCCCTTAGCTTTAACTTTAGCCAATTATCCCCTTAgacttttataaatagccaattttCCCTTAGTGACGTGCCCACCTAAGAGAGTGGCACGATAGAAACTGACGCTTGGGGCCCATCACAATGGTCGATTGGGCTTCCAACGGTTACTTCAACGGTCACTAGTAGCATGGCCACATCGCGGACATCCATTTCAAACTCTCACTTTAATCCTATGGTTCTTACTATTTTCCatcataataatttttaaaaatccagaaaaaaattagaaaaaatgagaaaatcaaataaaaaaataaaaagtattcTAACATTTACTTGTAAATTTTGTATgtaaatactaaaaaaaaaaaaatttctcttccCACACCAAATTCTATACAATCTTTTATTTTCTACATTCTTATTTCATTGTCTATTCCTATTTTACTTGTGCTTACAAAAATGACATTTCCCGTCGAAGGTGGAGTCGAAGTTGAAATCGCATGGTCACTGCCGAAGATGTTTTCTTGTGTGAGCGTTGGAAATCCGTTACCCATTGTCCAGTTACGGACAATGAGCAGAGGTGTCCTAATATGTGGAAGAAAATTTATGAGATTATGTCGATAAGTAGGACACTAATCACGGGGAACAGTAATAGTCATGTCAGTTACTATTCATAATGAGTGGAAGGGAATAGTAACAGCCATGAAAATTTACTATTTAAGTAAATAGTGACTGATATAAGTCTAGTTCTCGATGTAAATCAACCAAAATAGATGGAAATGCTTTTAATAGGTAGTATAGATATATGTTGTAttgcaaaaataattaaaaatagcATGAGGGCTGAGGGCTACAGAAGCCCAAATCATATAATCCTCAGTAGAGAGGAGAGTAAAGAGGAACCATGGCGAGTTCCCAATTCAATTGAGCTGAGAATTCTGCTGTAATTCGCTCCGTCCAAACTTATTTTCTCTCCCATATATGATGCATTTCATTCTCCACATATATATCAAATTTACTTACTAATCATCTCTCACGCGTAAAAGTAAAACTTGCATAGATCAGATATTTCTCGCATGCTATGCATATATCGAGCATGCATAACTAGGAATCTCAAGTCTTACCAACAGTACGATACGAGGATTAATGAAAgtaacattttattattataataacCAGAACAAGAAACATAGCGTATTACAAAAAAGCTAGAGTACATCATAAGTTAATAACCTTATTGAAAACTCTTACATGCTCTATATATgctatatatttattatataatcCGACTCcgatatttctttttgtttagtaatATATCAAGCATGCATAACTAGGAATCTTAAGCTCCTGTTATGTAAGTTAATTAGCTAAATCAAACCCATAATGCTCCGACGCGCTTAAGCATGGGGATTAAGGAGCGCTTAAGATGAAGACTCATGACCTCATTGGCTCCACCCACAAGTTCACCGCCAATGAACACAGCAGGCACAGTAGGGTTGCATCCCAGCCTAGAGAGAGCTTgctctatctctctccctctttgcatctcatcaagctcatacACTGCTGGGTTCACCCCAAAGTCACAAAGCAGGGTTTTGATCGAGTGAGACATGCAGCACGAGCTCTTGCTGAAGATTACCACTGGTCTCTCGGACGCCATCTTTGTTACTGCCTCCATTGCTGATCAAAATGCAGATAGTAGTAGTTTTCAAAagtataattttgaagttggGAAAAGGGTAAGGAGAGCAATGCCAATAGTTGAGACTCGAGACGATTGAAGTTTGATGTTGTGAGTATTTGGGGAGGGATGGAAGGGTTTATATAGGGTAGGGACATGGGAGACGAGTGGATTGGCATTGTTGGCTTTAGATAGCTAGAAATTAAAGGGCTCTTTCATCTGATAGTGAAGGAAAATAGGAATGTTCCTATAGATATTTAATTAGGCCATGCGATTCAAATGTTGCAAATTATAGCTAAGAGGATGAAAGTTGCATGCACAAAAATTAACCGAATCTTTTTGCATACGGAAATTCTAGAGACGTGTCCTTAATTTGTACGGCTTCACATTCTTAACTTGTTCCATATATATGCCTATTGCCTAAACACGCACCTTTGCTGTAtccatttttcatttctttctctTGTTCTAGATTGATTATTTACATATTTGttgttagggttttctttttggGACGGTAACACCATGTGACATGTTAACACGAAGACGCACTCATTTCTATATGCTCTACTTTTTCTGCCCATAGAAAGGGCTATGGTACTCGGTGAGTTGATGATCAACAGCACACTACAACAAAGGGTTTGTTGTATTTGATCTGCCGTATCTATCCTTGAGAGCATCTGCTGAGTTGGAGAAACGAGTTGGTTTTATCCATTTGGGACCTCCTTTTTTGCATTTGGATTCGCATCCAATTCATGAAAATGACACAGAAAGCCAAGTGAAAGAGAAAATACATGCCGACAAGAATTATACATTTGCAGTGTTCATACATGTCAAAACTACTTACA
Proteins encoded in this window:
- the LOC126597684 gene encoding monothiol glutaredoxin-S2 is translated as MEAVTKMASERPVVIFSKSSCCMSHSIKTLLCDFGVNPAVYELDEMQRGREIEQALSRLGCNPTVPAVFIGGELVGGANEVMSLHLKRSLIPMLKRVGALWV